One Gimesia aquarii DNA segment encodes these proteins:
- a CDS encoding site-specific integrase, giving the protein MKHSAQWIHRQRPFLVGNPCESVRPIDDDDPEWRDLEDIQVNLLRSAVEQLVHLKTRASQRPYRDQAMFLLLLHTALRESELLSLDYPDQLSGGYLLNIQRKVTRKLCVPKLARMQPLSDPKPHLYPTIEEGGTKSCPAMELANQTKTATCELPQGAV; this is encoded by the coding sequence TTGAAGCACTCCGCACAGTGGATTCACCGGCAACGCCCCTTTCTGGTCGGGAACCCATGTGAATCGGTCAGGCCGATTGACGACGATGATCCAGAATGGCGCGACCTTGAAGACATCCAAGTGAATCTCCTGCGGTCTGCTGTTGAGCAGTTGGTTCACCTGAAGACTCGTGCTTCTCAGCGACCGTATCGAGATCAGGCTATGTTCCTTCTGCTGCTCCACACGGCCTTGAGGGAGTCAGAGTTACTGTCACTCGACTACCCGGACCAGTTAAGCGGCGGCTACCTCCTGAACATCCAACGGAAGGTCACTCGAAAGCTGTGCGTTCCCAAGCTGGCCAGAATGCAACCCTTATCCGATCCGAAGCCTCATCTTTATCCGACCATTGAAGAGGGTGGCACAAAATCATGTCCCGCCATGGAACTCGCAAACCAAACAAAAACAGCCACTTGCGAATTGCCGCAAGGGGCTGTTTGA